One Aegilops tauschii subsp. strangulata cultivar AL8/78 chromosome 7, Aet v6.0, whole genome shotgun sequence genomic window carries:
- the LOC109735196 gene encoding spermidine synthase 1, whose amino-acid sequence MEAETAAKRARENEGAAAADGAGEQAGISAVIPGWFSEISPMWPGEAHSLKVEKVLFQGKSDYQDVLVFQSSTYGKVLVLDGVIQVTERDECAYQEMITHLPLCSIKDPKKVLVIGGGDGGVLREVSRHSSVEQIDICEIDKMVVDVSKQFFPHLALGFEDPRVSLHIGDGVAFLKNAPEGTYDAVIVDSSDPVGPAQELFEKPFFQSVSRALRPGGVVCTQAESIWLHMHIIEDIVTNCRQVFKGSVNYAWTTVPTYPSGVIGFMLCSTEGPSVDFQHPVFSIEEDEYSTKSKGPLKFYNSEFHTASFCLPSFARRVIEAKAN is encoded by the exons ATGGAGGCCGAGACGGCGGCGAAGAGGGCGCGGGAGAACGAGGGCGCTGCGGCGGCGGATGGAGCCGGGGAGCAGGCGGGGATCTCCGCCGTCATCCCCGGATGGTTCTCCGAGATCAGCCCCATGTGGCCCGGCGAGGCGCACTCGCTCAAGGTGGAGAAGGTCTTGTTCCAAGGCAAGTCGGACTACCAAGACGTGCTGGTTTTCCAGTCCTCCACCTACGGGAAGGTGCTCGTCCTGGATGGAGTGATCCAGGTGACCGAGAGGGACGAGTGCGCTTACCAGGAGATGATCACCCACCTTCCTCTCTGCTCAATCAAAGATCCCAAGAAGGTCCTGGTCATCGGGGGCGGAGACGGTGGCGTTCTGCGGGAGGTCTCACGGCACTCCTCGGTGGAGCAGATCGACATCTGCGAGATCGACAAGATGGTGGTCGATGTGTCCAAGCAGTTCTTCCCTCATCTGGCCCTCGGGTTCGAGGACCCTCGCGTGTCCCTGCACATCGGAGACGGCGTCGCCTTCCTGAAGAATGCTCCAGAGGGCACCTACGATGCGGTGATCGTCGATTCCTCCGATCCAGTAGGCCCTGCCCAGGAGCTGTTCGAGAAGCCGTTCTTCCAGTCCGTCTCCAGGGCTCTGCGTCCGGGCGGGGTCGTCTGCACCCAGGCGGAGAGCATATGGCTGCACATGCACATCATAGAAGACATCGTCACCAACTGTCGCCAGGTTTTCAAAGGGTCCGTGAACTACGCATGGACTACGGTGCCCACATACCCTAG CGGAGTGATAGGTTTCATGCTCTGCTCCACGGAGGGGCCTAGTGTTGATTTCCAGCATCCCGTCTTCAGCATCGAGGAGGACGAATACTCCACAAAATCCAAGGGGCCGCTCAAGTTCTACAACTCCGAGTTCCACACTGCATCGTTTTGTTTGCCATCATTTGCGAGGAGGGTCATTGAGGCCAAGGCTAACTAG